The following coding sequences lie in one Pan paniscus chromosome X, NHGRI_mPanPan1-v2.0_pri, whole genome shotgun sequence genomic window:
- the LOC100990284 gene encoding putative myc-like protein MYCLP1, whose translation MDRDSYQHYFYDYDGGEDFYRSTTPSEDIWKKFELVPPPWDLGPAAGNPALSFGLLEPWPVGCAGDETESQDYWKAWDANYASLIRRDCMWSGFSTQEPLERAVSDLLAVGAPSGSSPKEFATPDYTPELEAGNLAPIFPCLLGEPKIQACSRSESPSDSEGEEIDVTLKKRQSLSTRKPVIIAVRADLLDPRMNLFHISIHQQQHNYAAPFPPESCFQEGAPKRMPPKEALEREAPGGKDDKEDEEIVSLPPVESEAAQSCQPKPIHYDTENWTKKCHSYLERKRRNDQRSRFLALRDEVPALASCSRVSKVMILVKATEYLQELAEAEERMATEKRQLECQRRQLQKRIEYLSSY comes from the coding sequence ATGGACCGCGACTCGTACCAGCACTATTTCTACGACTATGACGGCGGGGAGGATTTCTACCGCTCCACGACGCCCAGCGAGGACATCTGGAAGAAATTCGAGTTGGTGCCGCCGCCCTGGGACTTGGGTCCCGCAGCCGGAAACCCAGCCCTCAGCTTTGGTCTCCTGGAACCGTGGCCGGTAGGGTGCGCTGGGGACGAGACGGAATCCCAGGACTACTGGAAAGCTTGGGACGCGAACTACGCCTCCCTCATCCGCCGTGACTGCATGTGGAGCGGCTTCTCCACCCAGGAGCCGCTGGAGAGAGCAGTGAGTGACCTGCTTGCCGTTGGCGCGCCCTCGGGATCCTCGCCCAAGGAGTTCGCCACCCCCGACTACACTCCCGAGCTCGAAGCCGGCAACCTAGCGCCCATCTTCCCCTGTTTGTTGGGCGAGCCCAAGATCCAGGCCTGCTCCAGGTCTGAGAGCCCAAGCGACTCCGAGGGTGAAGAAATCGACGTGACATTAAAGAAGAGGCAGTCTTTGAGTACGCGGAAGCCAGTCATCATCGCGGTGCGTGCAGACCTTCTGGATCCCCGCATGAATCTCTTCCACATCTCCATCCACCAGCAACAGCACAACTATGCTGCCCCTTTTCCTCCAGAAAGCTGCTTCCAAGAAGGGGCTCCAAAGAGGATGCCCCCAAAAGAGGCTCTAGAGAGAGAAGCTCCAGGGGGAAAGGATGATAAGGAAGATGAAGAGATTGTGAGCCTCCCACCTGTAGAAAGTGAGGCTGCCCAGTCCTGCCAGCCCAAACCCATCCATTATGATACTGAGAATTGGACCAAGAAGTGCCACAGCTACCTGGAGCGCAAGAGACGGAATGATCAACGTTCGCGGTTCTTGGCCCTGAGGGACGAGGTACCCGCCCTGGCCAGCTGCTCTAGGGTTTCCAAAGTAATGATCCTAGTCAAGGCCACGGAATACTTACAAGAACTGGCGGAAGCCGAGGAGAGGATGGCTACGGAGAAAAGGCAGCTCGAATGCCAGCGACGGCAATTGCAGAAAAGAATTGAGTACCTCAGTAGCTACTGA